One window of Nicotiana tomentosiformis chromosome 11, ASM39032v3, whole genome shotgun sequence genomic DNA carries:
- the LOC104099256 gene encoding uncharacterized protein produces MTMINPSQNLSKQNHQSSVYGYYESFSRMSQLAEEGYEYYSQRAGDCLLGSDLALIEQQPNSSMAEDESRTGSINETGSTSKDNNDINIQEKAKDKEEDEGWLQLSIGTATNNEKNKPERGPVELDLLQLSSSELQGKSIFQHHNIPEFRAPPPPKQQLVMTTSTSLFLQNPGITSSSPMFPQHHQEINWGFRPMQIQQNIDPNFMPLLSAAGSYFSPRPFPVLHAGIGVPGPSTNIDFRVIDPPKRPHSGLWFSLQASLNQAKEPLLPQISKSYLRIKDGRMTIRLVLKYLVNKLQLENESEIEITCRGQQLQPFLTLQHVRDHIWSTTDAADNTTPSNHVMVLHYGRRIAP; encoded by the exons ATGACCATGATTAATCCTTCTCAAAACCTTTCTAAACAGAATCATCAGAGCAGTGTTTATGGTTATTACGAGAGTTTTAGTCGTATGAGCCAATTAGCAGAAGAAGGATATGAATATTATAGCCAACGTGCAGGAGATTGTTTATTAGGATCTGATCTAGCACTGATTGAACAGCAGCCAAATTCTTCAATGGCTGAAGATGAATCAAGAACCGGAAGTATTAACGAAACCGGTTCTACTTCCAAAGATAACAACGATATTAACATTCAAGAAAAGGCTAAAGACAAGGAGGAAGATGAAGGGTGGCTTCAGCTGAGTATTGGCACAGCCACAAACAATGAGAAGAACAAGCCAGAAAGAGGACCAGTGGAACTTGATCTATTGCAACTAAGTAGTTCTGAATTACAAGGAAAATCCATATTTCAACATCATAATATTCCTGAATTTAGAGCACCACCACCTCCCAAACAGCAGCTTGTTATGACTACTAGTACATCATTGTTTTTGCAAAATCCAGGAATTACGAGTTCTTctccaatgtttccacaacatcACCAAGAGATTAACTGGGGTTTTAGACCTATGCAAATCCAACAAAATATTGATCCTAATTTTATGCCTCTACTTTCAGCAGCAGGATCATATTTTAGCCCTCGGCCATTTCCAGTACTTCATGCCGGAATAGGAGTTCCTGGACCAAGTACTAATATAGATTTCAGGGTCATTGATCCTCCAAAAAGACCACATTCTGGGTTATGGTTTTCCCTACAAGCATCCTTAAATCA AGCAAAAGAACCCCTTTTGCCACAGATATCGAAGAGCTACCTTAGAATCAA AGATGGGAGGATGACGATACGATTGGTGTTGAAGTATTTGGTCAATAAGCTCCAATTGGAAAACGAATCAGAG ATAGAGATAACATGTAGAGGCCAACAGCTACAACCTTTCTTGACATTGCAACATGTAAGAGATCATATATGGAGTACTACTGATGCTGCTGACAACACAACACCTTCTAATCATGTCATGGTTCTACATTATGGTAGAAGAATTGCTCCTTAA